DNA from Acetobacter aceti NBRC 14818:
GACAAGAAGCCCCCCAAAAAGCAGGGATGAGATCATCGCCGGGGTCGTAATTGCCCGCAGAAGGCGGCGTTCCATAATCTTGAAACGCTCGCTTTCCTCAGAACCGGCCGTAACCTGACAGTGATAGACAAACAGTCTGGGCAGATAAAAAAGCCCTGCCATCCACGCCATGACCGACATGACGTGAAACGCCTTGATCCACAGATACCAGGGCAGAAGCATTTCACTCACGACGCGCTGGCCTTTTTCTGCTGAGCCAGCGCATCCCCTAACAGGACAGGCAACTCGGACAACGCATTGATCCTGACCAGACCGGGCCATGACGGAATTGGCGCAGGTTCACGTCTCAGAAGAACGCAGGTCATTCCCGCCGCAAGAGCCGCCTTTGCACCCGTATCGCTGTCTTCGATGACAACACAGTTTTCAGGCGGAATACCCTCGGCTTCCGCCGCCTTCAGATAGACGGCAGGATCGGGCTTGGGCGCATTCATGTCGGCTGCTGAATGGATACGACCTTCCAGCAATTCAGCCAGACCACTCGTTCGGAATTTCGCATTCATCTCCAGCATGGATGAATTCGATCCGACCCGAACCGGCAGTCCAAGCGCTGCAACCTTTTCCAGCATATCCCGGGCGCCGTCGATCGTATCGACAGACACGTTGAAGGATTCAACAAAACGATCCCTCATGAGAACAGGCCAGTCCTGCGGAAGAGTGGTGTCGGTCCTCTCCTCGATTTCCGTCTTCAGAAGCGTCAGAGCCTTGCCGCCAAACTGCGTCATGGCTTCTTCGTCGGTGATATCCCACCCGGCCTGACGGGCGTCTTCAGCAATCAGACGACAGCTTGTGCCTTCACTGTCGATCAGCACACCATCGCAATCGAAAATGACAAGCTGTAACCGCCCATCGGGAGCAAGTGCGGATGTCATGATCAGACAGTCCGCAGTGCTGCGATCAGATCACCGACATGCTCGGTCGGCGTCTCGGGCAGAACGCCATGCCCCAGATTGAACACATGCGGACGTCCGCGCCCGGCTTCCCGGATTGCCAGCGCTTCCTGCAACATGGCCTCGCCACCCGCCAGCACGGAAACCGGATCAAGATTACCCTGCAGAACCAGATCGGAGCGGACCTGTGAAGCGACCGTGGTCAGATCAGCACTGGTATCGAGCGCCATCGCGTCCACGCCTGTTTCCCGGGCATATTCCGGAGCCATGACACCGGCGAGCCGTGGGAACCCGATCACCGGCACGTCCGGATAACGCTCTTTCAGAAACTTCACGATCTGGCGCGTGGGCTTGATGACATGCTTGCGGAATTCCCGCGGCGGGAGCAGCCCGGACCAGGAATCAAACAGCATGACCGCCTGCGCACCAGCCTCAATCTGATCCGCCAGCATGGAAGCCGTCGTTTCGGTCAGAAGATCAATCAGACGGTCGTAGAGCGCGGGATCGCTATACGCCATCAGACGGGTCTGGGCGAACTCCTTGGAACTGCCGCCATCGACCATGTAGCAACTCACCGTGAAGGGTGCGCCGGCAAAACCGATCAGCGTGACGGTGTTAGGTTCGGCAATGCCAACCTGACCGCCAAGAGCTTTCCTTACCCGCCGCAGGGTTTCCGCGACAGGAGCCGTACGCTCTGGGATACGCTTTGGGTCCAGTCTGTCCAGATCGGCCCGACTGCGGATTGGGGTGAGAACAGGGCCGCGCTTTTCAATGAATTCCAGAGATTGTCCCATGGCCCACGGCAGCACGAGAATATCCGAGAACAGAATGGCTCCATCCATGGCGAAACGGCGGATGGGTTGCAGCGTGATTTCCGTCGCCAGTTCCGGCGTCATGCACCGTGTCAGAAAATCGGCCTTTTCCCGAAGCGCCCGGAACTCCGGCAGGAAACGCCCGGCCTGACGCATCAGCCAGACTGGCGGTGGCCACATGGCCTCGCCCTTCAGTGTGCGGAGAAGTCGTCGGTTCTCATCGGGTCCGTATGGGGCGTTCACTATCCGTCTACCGTCCGTTTCATCAGTCCCTCATCTCTAACGAATAAAAGAAAATAAAGAAATGATGAGGTTTCTTTAGGGGGTGTGTATGTCGGGGTACCCACCTTTCCGAAAATGTACCCCAGTTTTCCCCGACTGTGTACAGAATGTATCCCTTCGGAAAATAAGGGTTTTCGGGAGTTATCCAGAAAAACCCCCAGAACCCCTGTGTACAACTCACAGTGTCGGGCGAAGACTCACTTGTCCACGGTACTCGGTACGGACTGTGATGATACTCCGTACTATCCCCATGTACCCCAGTACCGCACAAAGTACTCGGTACAGTACTCACTGAAGTACTAACGGACTGAATGATGGGTTATCCTTGCTCATCTCATCGGAATGGAAGGCACAGGAAAAATGATCGACTCGAGTACTGGTGAATCTGAAGTACTGACGCCTTCCTGTTTCTCTCTGATTCTGGCCAGCGGCTCTTCTGCACGACAGACCCTTCTGCGGGACAGTGGTGTTGCTTTCACCGTTCGCACGCAGGCGATTGATGAGTCTCTCTATAAGGAAGCAGGTCGTCAGGCTGGGGAAAGTGCTGCAAGCGTTGCCCTGCGTCTCGCGACGGCAAAGGCGGAGGCAGTCAGTCGTGAGACCGCACAGCGTGACGCCTTTGTCATTGGAGCGGATCAGATGCTGAGCTGTGAAGGGGAGTGGTTCGACAAGCCGGCCTCCCGCCAGTCCGCCAGAGAGCAGTTATGTCGTCTGAGGAATAGGACGCACTTTCTTCATAGTGCGGTCGTGCTGTGCAGCGGCGGTGAAACGGTCTGGTCACATATTGAAGAGCCGAAACTCGTGATGCGCGATTTTTCGGATACGTTCCTTGACGCCTATCTGGAAGCGGAGGGCGAGGCGTGTTTCGCCAGCGTTGGCGCTTACAGGCTTGAAGGGCCGGGTATCCAGCTTTTCAGCCGGATTGAAGGTGAATATTCCGCCATTCTTGGCCTCCCGCTTCTTCCCCTGTTCGCAGCGCTCAGATCGTTCGATGTCCTTGCCAGCTAGGTGAGGGACCGGAATTAAAGGGCTTGTCACGGTCACACCAACAGGATATATGCGCGTCACCCGGACGGTCTGTCACAGACAGGACGTCCTGATGGGGCCATAGCTCAGTTGGGAGAGCGCCTGAATGGCATTCAGGAGGTCGTCGGTTCGATCCCGATTGGCTCCACCAGATTTTCTGGTTCAATATCCATAAAATTAGAAAATTATTGTTGTGAGATCATCAGGTCTCGCCCCGTATGTTGTTGCGTTCCTGTCGCACCCTGAATGGTCACCCATAAATTACAGAGCGGCTGCCTTTAACATGTCAGACGGCTCCCTGTGATACGGTTGGTATATTATCGAACAGAACATTCAGGTTTCTGATGACAGCCAGACTTTTTCCCCGTGAAAAATCCTATTTCCGGTCTTCGGACTGGGGAATTGGTCTGGCCATGACGCTGTCGGTTCTGCTGACAGTTTCTGCTCTGGCCCAGCAGCCTGAAGCGCTCCCCTCTGGCGTTCCCACCTATCTCGACGAGATTCACGGTGCTCAGGCTCAGGACTGGGTCGAGCGTCAGAACCGCAAGACAGTTTCCGTGCTGGAAGTGGACCCACGGTATCGGGATTTTTACGATCAGATCCTTTCCGCTGAACAGAGTAAGGACCGTCTTGATGAGCCCGCGTTTCTGGGCGGAAATATCTGGAATTTCTGGCAGGACGGGCATCATCCGCGCGGTATCTGGAGACGCACGACGCTGGCGTCCTACCGCCAGATTCTGACAGGTTGGCAAACAAAACTGGATATCGACGCTCTTGCTTCCAGAGAGCACGAAAACTGGGTATTTGAAGGCGCTGACTGTCTTAAACCGAAAGAGCGCTATTGTCTGGTCGCACTCTCGTCTGGCGGAGAAGATGCCCGGACGTTGAGGGAATATGACACGCAGGCAGGTCTGTTCGTTCTGAACGGTTTTACATTGCCCCGCGCCAAGCAGAGCGCTGCCTGGGTGGATCGGGACACACTTCTGGTGACGCGTGACTGGGATGGAACCGGAGCCATGCTGACCTCATCCGGCTATCCGTTCGTGATCAGGCGTGTTGTCAGAAATGAACCTTTTGATCAGGCGCTCGAGATTTACAGGGGTGAGAAGGATGATGTCGCTGTCGATCCACTGGTTGTGACAGATGGTGATGGAAACAGGATCTTTCTTGTCAGGCGCTCTCCGGAATTCTTTTCCAGCCGGTTTGCCGTTCTTGAAGGGATGGAAACAGCTTTTCAGGGCAGGCAGAAAGGAACGTTGCGCTGGCTGACACTGCCTGATCGGGTTGATCTGAAGGGCATGATTCACGGCACACTTGTCTTCAGCCTTGAAGAAGACTGGACCCCAACTGATGAGAACAAAATTCCTGCCGGTAGTCTGGTTGCACTGGATCCACATGATCCGCAGGCCAAACCGGAGATTCTGTTTACTCCTGAATCCGGAAAAGTTCTTGAAGACGCAGCTGTTACCAGAAATACGATTATCGTGACCTATCTGGAGCATGTTCAGGGACGGGTCATGGTTCTGCATGCTTCACCTGACGTCAATGAGCACTGGCATCAGGTGGTATTACCTCTTCCGGACATGTCATCCGTTCATATTGTCGATATAGATCAATCTAGCGACGCAGCTTTTCTGAAAGTGGAAAGTTTTCTGTCACCCCCGGAACTCTGGCTGGTCGGCGCCAGTCAGGCGGGAGTGGAAAAAATCCGGCAGACAAAGCCACTGTTCAATGCGAATGATCTTGCCGTTGAGCAGCTTCAGGCTCGTTCATCCGATGGAGCTGAAATTCCCTATTTCCTTATCCGGCCAAGGAATATGACGCGGGATGGCACGCATCCCACCCTTCTGACGGCTTATGGTGGTTTTCTTGCTTCTGTGACGCCTCGTTATGATCCGGTTATCGGTCGCGCCTGGCTGACTCATGGCGGCGTTTACGCTGTCGCCAATATTCGTGGTGGCGGAGAGTTTGGACCTGCGTGGCATGAGGCAGGAAAAACGATCCATCGCCAAAGGATCTTTGACGATTTTACTGCCGTCGGGCGTGATCTGGTGAAAAGAAAGATCACATCGCGTGACAGGCTGGGTATTCGCGGTCGGTCCAATGGCGGACTGCTCATGGGCGTCGCCTTCACACAGCATCCCGAACTCTGGAAAGCAGTGATCATGGGGGTGCCGCTTCTCGACATGATCAATTATGAAAGCCTCGCTGCAGGAGCTTCGTGGGTAGACGAATATGGATCAATGAAAAATCCTGACGAAGCGCATTTTCTTGAGTCGATCTCACCTCTGCAGCACCTGAAAGCTGACGTGCAGTATCCCACGCCTTTTATCTTCACTTCGACATCCGATGATCGCGTCGGTCCGGTGCATGCGCGACGATTTGCTGCGCGACTGGAAGCGCTGAAAAAGCCATTTTTCTATTATGAAGATGTGGAAGGCGGTCACTCAGGGACTGTAAATGCGGAGGAAATCGCACACGAACGGGCGCTTGAGGCAGTCTATCTGGCCCAGCAGCTTATGTCGGGTCAGTAAATGCCCAACTGCTCCTTGGAAACAATATTCCTATCTCTCAACGTTTCTGGAGTCATAAGAATTTTTGGTAAAGCTTTTTTCAAAAAGCTTCAGAGAATGCTACCTTTTTGAAAAAAGGCAGCGTCCAAAAACTTTTGACTGAATGAAAGCCAATTAGACTTCACAGCAGGCGGGTCACTTTCAGGACCAGCCATGTTCCCAGCATGATCAGGAAGCACAGCCCTCCGGCGATGACGGTTCCCCATTCACCGCTCGTCAGAAACATGCCGGCCGTGTTCATGCCGAAGAAGCCGGTCACAAACGTTGCGGGCAGCATCAGGGTCGTTCCAACGGAAACGATGTAAAGCCGTCTGTTCGTTTCTTCCGCCTGCCCCGATGTCAGTTCGTCCTGCAAGGAACGGGCGCGATCCTGAAGCGCCAGAAGGTCATCCAGCGCGCCGTGAATCTGCCGCTCCGAACGATCTTTCAGATCGTCTTCGGCCCATTCAGGAATTTCCAGTTCTTCATCATGAAGGATACGATTGACCGGTGAGATGACACGACGCAGTTCGGTTGAACGACGACGCACCTGACCAAGCATACCGCCCATTCGTCCAAGATCCGTATCGCGGTCGAGCAGCAGCAGCACATCTTCGGCGCGATCAAGCTGATCATCCAGACGGGAAAGCGTGCGCCGGGCCGTATCGGCAAATTCCAGCAAGGCCATGTCCACAAGACCCGCCGGGTTATCCGGTATCTTCTTGCGATGCAGTTCCCGATACACCACCCCAAGCGCTGGAACGGGATGACGACGCGTGGTGATCAGCAGATTGGGACGCATGGCAAAGCGCCAGACACAGACATCGCGGTCATCGTCTGAGGCTGCGTCGTCGAAAGCCGGAAGAGCGCCGTAAACGAGGTCATCGTCTCCTTCGAGCCGGGGCCCGACATCCGTGCTGGTCAGGGTCTGTATGGCATCTTCGGTCAGTGTGGGAATGGCCTCGACTTGCGCCCGTGAGAGGGTGTGCACAATGTCGAAATGCAGCCATGCCCAGCCATCTGCCGGGAAAGACATATCCTCCAGACAGCGGGTCGCGTCTTCGGGTGACAGTTTGGCGGGTGTGTTTTCCGACGCATTCTCGGGCTGGCAATGGATAGCCCACACCAGACCATCGGCCAGCGCATTGTTGACCTCGGAAGGAAGCGGAATGGCTGTTTTTGCTGTCGGCATTACGTCTCCCTCCTTTCATTCGTGTGTCAGGAAAAACGGGGCAGATAAGAGACTGTATGTCTCAATATCAATATGGTCAGTGATCTTGCACAGGATAGATTGACTGACAATGCATCGTCTCCGTCAGGAGGCTGACATTTTTCTGTGGGAACACCGTGCGTTGCGGAAGGATTTCCGCAGAACGCTGACAAATACTGACATAAAACGGTCAACAAACTTGGTAGCGTAACCCGACGCGACTGTTCTGATCTGATCAGGGGATGGACGTGCGGTGGAGAGACAGCATGACCTGCGCCCGCAGGCCGCCGCCCGGACGATTGCACAGGGAGAACGTCCCGCCCGCCCGTTCCACTTCACGCGTGACGATGGCGAGACCCAGACCAAGTCCGCCGGTTCGACGGGATCGTGAAGATTCCACGCGATAGAATGGGGTCGTGACGCGGCTTATTTCAGATTCCGGAATACCCGGTCCATCGTCATCGATATTCACGATCACATGGTCTGTCGTCAGATGCACGGAGATGGCGGCCGACCCGGCATAGTGCAGGGCATTTTCAACGAGATTGGTGAAAACTCTCTTTATGGCCAGAGATGGCAGCACGAGCGGCAGCCGGTCCGGGCCTTCATAGGTCACGGTATCACCCCGATCCGTGGCGTTGTCCATGATGGTCATCAGGATAGCCGCCAGGTCCGTCGAACGGATGGCCTCCCTTTCCTTCTCCCCTGAGAGATAGGCCAGCACACCGTCCACCATCGCTTCCATCTCGTCGATATCGGCTTCGATGGCGTCCTGCGCCTCCGCATCGCCGATAAAACCGGCGCGCAGACGCAGGCGCGCCAGCGGAGTCCGGAGATCATGCGACACCGCCGCAAGAGCCTCGGTGCGGTCTTCGATCAGATGCGTGATACGGGTCTGCATCGCATTGATCGCGTGCGCCAGACGCCGGACCTCTTTCGGACCCTTCTCGGCAATCGGCTCCCAGTCTCCGGCGCCTATCGTGTCGGCGACCGTGGCGAGCGCCCGTAGAGGCAGGCTGAGCGCATGCACCAGCATGGCTGCGACAAACAGGACCGCCAGCGTGACGATGGCGGCTGTCGCCAGTCCCTGCGTGACGACATGACTGCGAAGAATGTCAGGTGCGGTGAAGGAGATCTGGCTCCTGTCGTTGAGTTCGACCGTGCCGCCGATATCCGTCCAGCGTCCGGCCCCGCCAGTGTAGAGCTGTAATGCGGAATGGCCGAGAATGGGATTGGCCTTTACCAGCCGTGCATGCAGCTGATTCATGCCCTTGGGTTCCTGATGAACCTCATGCACAGCCGTTGCAGGCCGCCAGTTGATGCGCAGGTCGTCCGTGGACAGCATGGTGGACAGCATCGCACGGGTATTGGCGGGCGCGCCGTTGATCACGCGGACATCGGTGGCCAGCCGTTCCCCGATCAGGTCGAAACGGTCGCTGTCCTCGATATAGGCTTCCGCGTGCTCGTAGAGCGTCCAGCTGGCGACGAAGACGATGCCGATCGACGCCAGAAGCACGAACAGCACGCGCCCCATAAGGCCCCGTGGCCAGAGACGGATCAGTCTTTCACGCGGAGCAGCGCTGTCCTGCTGCACGGAAATGTCCGCTGTCAGACCCGTTCAACCGGAGCGGTGAAGATATAGCCCTGTCCCCGGACCGTGCGGATCAGGTTGTCGGCTTCCGTGCCCAGCTTGCGGCGCAGACGGCTGACCAGCACGTCGATGGATCGGTCGGACACATCGCCCAGCCGGGTGCGGGAGAGTTCGAGCAGCCGGTCGCGTCCGATGACACGCTGCGGATTATCGAGGAAACTGACCAGCAGATCATGCTCGGCACCGGAAATTTCGACCACGGCGCCAGTGGGGTCATACAGTTCGCGGCGGCGCAGATCGAGCGACCAGCCGGCGAAGTTGATGACTTCCCTGCGCTGACGCCCGGCGGCGACGGCTGGGGCCGCACTGTTCTGGCCACGCCGGAGGACAGCGCGCACTCGGGCTAGCAGTTCCTTCTGCCCGAACGGCTTAGCGACGTAATCATCAGCCCCGAGTTCGAGCCCCAGAACACGGTCAAGTTCCTCGCCACGCGCGGAGACCATGATGATGGGGATATGAGCGAAGGACGCGTCCTCCACGCCGCCCTTGATCCCGCCCTGCCGGAGGCTGCGGCACAGGTCGAGACCGTTCATGCCGGGCATCATCACGTCAAGAATGATGAGATCGGCTGTCTCGGTTTCAAGTGCTTCCCACATGGAACGGGCGTCAGGAACCGCACGGATGCGATAACCGTCCGCCTGAAGCGTCCGGCTCAGGAGGGTTCGCATGCCGGCGTCGTCCTCAACCACGAGAATACGGGTCGGGAGATCCTGCAAATCGGCGTCGTGCGAGGCTTGTTGATTCATTTTTTTCGCATGGTTCGGTTCGTGAAACAGACTGAAACTCTAGTCGCTTTGTTGCTGGCAGTCGAGAACGAGACGCAATTCAGCTATGCAGCCTGTTCAGTCGTGCGGCAGATCAGGCCGCCTCCCAGCACGCGGGTGCCGTCGTAAAGCACACAGGCCTGCCCCGGAGCGGGAAGCGCAGGCTCATCCAGAACGACTTCTGCGCCAGTGCCGACAGGCCGGACCGTGGCGGCGCGGGGCTTCTCGCGGGCGCGAAGCTGCACCATGCAGCGCACACCTTCCTCTGGAGGTGTGATGAGCCAGTTCATGTCCCGTAGCTGGCAGACCGTCACCATGGAGCTTTCACGCGGGGCCACGACAATACGTCGCTTGCCGGGCTCGATCGCCACGACCATCTGCCGCTCACCAGCGATCTGGGCGGCATCACCGAGGCGCTTGGTCTGACCGACGGTAAAGCGCGTCACGCCTTCATGGTGGCCGAGGATGTTACCCTGACGGTCCACGATCTCGCCTTCACCGCGCGTGTCGGGGCGAAGTGTCTCAACCAGATCGGAGTAGTTGCCCTTGGGGATGAAGCACAGGTCCTGACTGTCCGGCTTGTCGGCGACCAGCAGACCGAACCGCTCGGCTTCCTGCCGCACGGCGTCCTTGTCGGGCATCTCGCCCAGTGGAAAACGCAGATAGTCGAGCTGGTCACGGGTGGTGGCGAACAGGAACCAGCTCTGGTCGCGGTCAGCGTCCACGGGGCGGTGCATTTCGGCTCCGCTGGAACCTTCGACACGACGGACATAGTGGCCGGTCGCCATGGCGTCCGCGCCGATATCTTTCGCAAGGCCGAGCAGATCGGTGAACTTCACGCCCTGATTGCAGGAGACGCAGGGAACAGGCGTTTCACCCTGAGCATAGGAACTGGCGAAGCGCTCGATCACGCTCTCACGGAAGCGCTCTTCAGCGTCGATGACGTAATGCGGGATGCCCAGCCGTTCCGCGACTTCGCGGGCGTCCTGAATGTCACGACCCGCACAGCATGCGCCCTTCTTGGCTTCTCCACGGGTGTCGTAGAGTTGCAGCGTGGCGCCAATGACCTCATGCCCCTGTTCGACCAGACGCGCGGCGACAACGGAACTGTCAACGCCTCCGGACATGGCAACGAGAATACGCATGATGGTCAGACCCCTTTCACGGGAAGAACGTCCGGCCTCCGCCGTCGTTCTTCCGACGGGACCGGGATGGACTCAGCTTTTGCGCGGCAGACGAACGGTCAGGCCGTCCAGCGCATCGCTCATGATGATCTGGCAGCCGAGACGCGATGTTGCCTCAAGTCCGAAGGCGAGGTCCAGCATATCCTCTTCGTCTTCGGTCGCAGGCGTCAGTTTCGGAGCCCAGGAGGGATCGACAATGACGTGGCATGTCGCGCAGGCCAGCGATCCTTCGCAGGCGCCTTCCAGATCGACGCCGTGCTTGTGGGCAATCTCCAGAACGGAAAGACCAACAGGCGCATCGACCTTGCGCTCGGTACCATCGGGCTCGACGAAAATCATGTGAGGCATTTCGGAGTTCTCGCTCAGTCTATCCTATTGGGTGGAGCGTTCTGCCCGCACCCTCTGTGCTGCGTCGGCAAGCAACTCTGCCACACGCACGATATCGGCGGGCGTGGTAAAGCGTCCGGGCGAGAGACGCAAGCTTTCCGCCGCTTCCGTAGGGTTCAGACCCATGGCGGTCAGCACGTAGGATGGGGCCAGATCCGCCGAAGAACAGGCCGATCCGACCGACAGAGCCATCTCGGGAAGCGCTTCCATGATCCGTGTGGCCGGAGCGCCGGGCAGCCGGAGGCTGATGATGCCCGGCAGACGGCGGGCTTCCTGCGCATTGATGACAAAAGGTGTCTGCCGCTCTCTCAGGCCATGAAACAGCTGTTGAGCAAGTGCGGTGAGGCGATGGTCATCGGCCTGCCACTCAGCGCGGGCAATGCGGGCGGCTTCGCCAAATCCTGCGATCAGGGTGGAGGGCAGGGTACCGGACCTTAATCCCCGCTCCTGTCCGCCACCGGAGAACAGAGGCTCCAGCCGGACGCGGGGACGTCTGCGGACAAAGAGCGCTCCCACACCCTTGGGGCCATACATCTTGTGAGCGGAAACGGAGGCAAGATCGAGATCCAGCGCCCGGACATCGATCGCCATCTTGCCCGCCGCCTGTGCAAGGTCCGAGTGCAGGAGAGCGCCCGCTTCCTTCACGATGCGTCCGAGACTGGACAGATCCTGCATCACGCCCGTCTCGTTATTGGCGGCCATGATGCTGACCAGTGCCGTGGGGACGGCCAGTGCGTCCCGGAGGGCGGCGGGATCGACCCGTCCGTTGTGGTCCACGCCGAGAATGACGGGTTCGAACCCCTCCTGCGCCAGATCCCGCACGCTTTCCAGAACACATTTGTGCTCCGTCGCCACGGCGATGATGCGTTTACGTCCGTCCCCCTGCTTCATCCGGAAGCGTGCCGCTCCCTTGATGGCAAGATTGTTCGCTTCCGTCGCGCCGGAGGTGAAGATGATCTCTCTCGGATCGGCTCCGATCAGCTCAGCGACGTGCCCACGCGCCTGCTCGACGGCCTCGGCAGCGCGTTTGCCCGGCGCATGCGTGTCACTGTGCGGGTTGGCGAATTCCTCAGCGAAAAGAGGAGCCATGACCGCCATGACGCGCGCATCGCATGGCGTGCTGGCGGCATTGTCGAGATAAATCTCCTGCATGGGCTCTTTCAGTGTGTGTGAGGCGTTCGTGAAACAAAAATGGTTAGAAGCAGAAGAGCGTGCAAGGGGGCTACGTTGTGGCGTACGAAACACCTGTAAATCACTAGAAAGTTTTTGGTAAAGCTTTTTTCGAAAAGCTTTGGAGAATGTCGCCTTTTTCAAAAGGCGACACCCCGAAACATTAAAGATACTTCTTTTTACTCAGCAGGCACGTAAACCTTCCCGCCAGCCTCACGGAATTCTCGGCTCTTTTCTTCCATTCCGGCAATACGCTGGGCATCGTCCCGGATATCCTGCGAGATCCGCATCGAGCAGAACTTCGGACCACACATTGAGCAGAAATGCGCTGTCTTGTGCGCGTCTTTCGGTAGTGTCTCATCATGATAGGCGCGGGCTGTATCCGGATCGAGCGACAGCTTGAACTGGTCTTCCCAACGGAATGAGAAACGCGCCCGGCTCAGAGCATCGTCACGCAGTTTTGCGGATGGATGACCCTTGGCAAGATCGGCTGCATGGGCTGCAAGTCGATAGGTAATCACACCAACTTTCACATCATCACGGTTGGGCAGTCCGAGATGCTCTTTTGGCGTGACGTAGCAAAGCATTGCCGTGCCGAACCAGCCGATCATCGCGGCGCCAATGGCGGACGTGATGTGATCGTAACCCGGCGCGATATCTGTCGTTAACGGGCCAAGCGTGTAAAA
Protein-coding regions in this window:
- the mnmA gene encoding tRNA 2-thiouridine(34) synthase MnmA gives rise to the protein MRILVAMSGGVDSSVVAARLVEQGHEVIGATLQLYDTRGEAKKGACCAGRDIQDAREVAERLGIPHYVIDAEERFRESVIERFASSYAQGETPVPCVSCNQGVKFTDLLGLAKDIGADAMATGHYVRRVEGSSGAEMHRPVDADRDQSWFLFATTRDQLDYLRFPLGEMPDKDAVRQEAERFGLLVADKPDSQDLCFIPKGNYSDLVETLRPDTRGEGEIVDRQGNILGHHEGVTRFTVGQTKRLGDAAQIAGERQMVVAIEPGKRRIVVAPRESSMVTVCQLRDMNWLITPPEEGVRCMVQLRAREKPRAATVRPVGTGAEVVLDEPALPAPGQACVLYDGTRVLGGGLICRTTEQAA
- a CDS encoding ferredoxin family 2Fe-2S iron-sulfur cluster binding protein, coding for MPHMIFVEPDGTERKVDAPVGLSVLEIAHKHGVDLEGACEGSLACATCHVIVDPSWAPKLTPATEDEEDMLDLAFGLEATSRLGCQIIMSDALDGLTVRLPRKS
- a CDS encoding cysteine desulfurase family protein; this translates as MQEIYLDNAASTPCDARVMAVMAPLFAEEFANPHSDTHAPGKRAAEAVEQARGHVAELIGADPREIIFTSGATEANNLAIKGAARFRMKQGDGRKRIIAVATEHKCVLESVRDLAQEGFEPVILGVDHNGRVDPAALRDALAVPTALVSIMAANNETGVMQDLSSLGRIVKEAGALLHSDLAQAAGKMAIDVRALDLDLASVSAHKMYGPKGVGALFVRRRPRVRLEPLFSGGGQERGLRSGTLPSTLIAGFGEAARIARAEWQADDHRLTALAQQLFHGLRERQTPFVINAQEARRLPGIISLRLPGAPATRIMEALPEMALSVGSACSSADLAPSYVLTAMGLNPTEAAESLRLSPGRFTTPADIVRVAELLADAAQRVRAERSTQ